A stretch of the Glycine soja cultivar W05 chromosome 13, ASM419377v2, whole genome shotgun sequence genome encodes the following:
- the LOC114381984 gene encoding transcriptional regulator SUPERMAN-like, producing MEFGYQEDSSKSSSDEIDRSSEQNDETGIGRSYECVFCKRGFTTAQALGGHMNIHRKDRANNKAKPNFPPSSSSKVVDESNNYANPSYLTRGNYYSSTLPDHREVDVNYSYYHQLYFPSHACGAKSPSHVQYSSEVLCVENQRDPHLLFGQDWRQRGLSLYTNPLCVYENKDKIENNSEEDDLDLELRLGHHP from the coding sequence ATGGAATTCGGCTACCAAGAAGATTCCTCCAAAAGCTCGAGCGACGAAATCGATCGATCGTCCGAACAGAATGATGAGACGGGCATTGGCAGATCCTACGAGTGTGTGTTTTGCAAGAGAGGCTTCACCACTGCACAGGCTTTggggggacacatgaacatACACAGAAAAGATAGAGCCAATAACAAGGCCAAACCCAATTTTCCTCCTTCGAGTTCAAGCAAGGTTGTTGATGAGAGTAATAACTACGCAAATCCAAGCTATCTTACAAGAGGGAATTACTATTCTTCTACTCTTCCTGATCATAGGGAGGTAGATGTTAATTACAGTTACTACCATCAATTGTATTTTCCCTCACACGCATGTGGTGCCAAATCACCTTCACATGTACAATATAGTAGTGAGGTTTTGTGTGTAGAGAACCAAAGGGATCCTCATCTTCTGTTTGGACAAGATTGGAGGCAAAGGGGTTTGAGTTTGTACACTAATCCACTATGTGTATATGAAAATAAAGACAAGATAGAAAACAACAGTGAAGAGGATGATCTGGATTTAGAGCTTAGACTTGGTCATCATCCATAG